GCTCGAGCTGGTCGACGGCAACTACGTCGAGCGGGTTGTCGCCAAGGGCAACGAAACGTTCGAGGCGGAGCTTCCGTTCGCCGTGCGTATCGTCCCGGGCGAGTTGGTGCGGCCGGTCAACGGCGGCTGATCGCCCGGCCCGGAAGCCGCACGCACGCGACGCTCGACGGCTCGACCCAGCAGCCGGGTGCGACGGGCCTGCCTCCAGCGCCGCGGTGGTCGCGTGCGCGAGATCGCGGCTCTGGTTCACCGAGCGGACCGCTAGGCCGGCATGCGGGGTGGACCCGGCGCGCACGTCGAGGACCACGCGGCAGCGGACACACCTTTCAAGTACCGACCACCAATCGGGGGCCGGTACTCGGCGTTCGCGCTGAGCGGGGCATCTCGGGGCAGATGGGGATCTGGCCTGCTGGGGAAGGGGCCGGCGGGTGAGCGTTGGTGCATGAGCGACGGTTGCGTGGGTGGGTTCGTTCCTGCGGGTGATGGGTTCTCGGTAGCTGAACTGGGGAAGCTGCCGGGGCGTTTGGTGTGCGAGTTGGTGGATGGGGTTCTGGTGGCGGCGCCGCATGGTGGGGCGGCGCAGCAGGCGGTCGTGCTGGAACTGGGATTTCTCCTGCGCCGGAACAGCCCGGCGCAGTTTCAGGTGATGGTCGGTCCGGTGGAGTACCAGCTGGGCGAGCGGACCTTGTTGCAGCCGGATGCTCTGGTGTGCCACGGCGGGAGCCTGCCGCGCGGGCCGGTCAGAGGGGCGGTGCAGTTGGTGGTCGAGGTTGTGTCGGAGGTGACGCGGACGATCGACCAGGTGTTGAAGAGGACGCTGTACGAACGCGCGGGCGTACCGGCGTACTGGTTGTTCGATCCGGTGGCTCAGGAGCTGACCGTCCTGGAACTTGCTGGAGGCAAGTACGTGGAAGCGGCAGTGGTGAAGGGCGAAGACCCCTACAAAACCACTATCCCGTTCCCCGTCCGTGTCACTCCGTCGAAGCTGCTCCCAGAGCCCGGTGGGTGAGGTGCTCAGTTGTTGAGGAGCTCGATCAAGGCTTCTCGGGTGGGCAGGTTGTCGGGGCGGACCACATCCCCGGTGCGGACGTAGTAGAAGGCGGCGCCTACCTGGTGGAGGGGGAGGCCGACGAGTTCGGCCCAGGCGACTCGGTAGATGGCCAGTTGGAGGGGGTCGGCGGTTTCGGAGCGGCTGGTTTTCCAGTCGATGACGTCGTAGCCGCGGGAGCCGTCAGGGCGGACGGACTGGTAGACGGCGTCGATGCGGCCGCGGACGACTCGGCCGCCGATGGACAGGGCGAAGGGGGCTTCGATCTCGTACGGGGCGCGTTCGCCGTACGGGCCTACGCGGAAGGCGTCCATCAGTTCGGTGAGGTCGGTGTCGTCGACGATGCCCTCGTCGGCGGCGCCGGGGAGGTCGTCGGGGTCGATCAGGAACTGCTGGCCGAAGTAGCTCTCGACCCAGGCGTGGAAGCGGGTGCCGAAGCGGGCGGCGCGGTTGGGTTTGCGGGGCATTGGTCGGGCCAGCTCCGAGGCCAGGGCGTCGGGGTCCTTGGCGAGGCGCATGACCTGGGTCGCCGACAAAGCGCGCGGCAGCTCGACGTCGTACGCCTTGCGGCTGCGGCTCTCGCGCGCTTCGGTCAGCAGGCGCTCGAGCTCGGAGTCCCAGCGGGCGACGGTCGCCTGCTCGTCCAGGAACAGCGACTCCTCGGCGTCGACAGACGGCCCCTCGGCGCGCGACAGCTGGACCAGCGCCGCGCCCTCGAGCCGACGCTCGTACGCCGGCAAGTCGTACGGCGCAGGCCAGGCGGCCTGGGTCTGCTCGGCGAGCTCCGGGTTCTCCTCGCTCAACTCCGGCTGCGGAGCCCAGGCGACCACCCGCTCCCCGGCATGCTTCTTCAGCACCTCCAAGTACGCCGACGGGCCGCGCGGGCGCTTCTGCGTCGGGCCCCACCAGTGCCCGGTCGCGATCAGCACCTCCT
The Kribbella italica DNA segment above includes these coding regions:
- a CDS encoding Uma2 family endonuclease → MGGFVPAGDGFSVAELGKLPGRLVCELVDGVLVAAPHGGAAQQAVVLELGFLLRRNSPAQFQVMVGPVEYQLGERTLLQPDALVCHGGSLPRGPVRGAVQLVVEVVSEVTRTIDQVLKRTLYERAGVPAYWLFDPVAQELTVLELAGGKYVEAAVVKGEDPYKTTIPFPVRVTPSKLLPEPGG